The nucleotide window TACCAGCCTGCCCTCGATACAGACCAGCCTCAGTGGCAATAACCTGCTGTACCGAAAGCCCGCGGTAGTCGGCAATCGCACTGACGAAGAGCTGATAGCTCTCCTGCACAACATCGTTGAGGTACTTGAGCGACTGGTCGCTCAACGGTTCGTGAGGGCTGAGGTCGTTTTTGTGGGCCCCGGCAAACACGGTGGTCACCTTGACGCCCATGCCCTCTTCCATCTTGGAGCGGTCCATGTGACTGGCGATGACGCCGATCGATCCAACGCCACTGGTCTGGCTCACCACCAGTTCGCTACACGCGGCACCGATCAGGTAGCCGCCACTGTAGGCCATGAAGTTGACGATGCCGGTGATGGGTTTCTGCTGGGCCATGGCACGAATATCTGCCGCCAGCTCGAACGCCCCGACGGCAGAACCGCCTGGGCTGTCGATATCCAACACGATGCGTTCGACCATCGGATCCGCAACAGCGTTGCGAATCTGAGCCCGCAGCGTTTCATAGCTGGTCATCGTCTCGCACATGCTGACGTGACTGCCGCGACTGACCAGCACGCCACTGACTGGAATCACTTCAATGCCGGTTCTGGCGATTGCGGTGCGGCGCTCTTCCTCGCGCTGGGCGATTCTGTCCATGCCGTCATCCGACCACAGGCCGGCAACTCCCTGGCCACCGATGTTGACGATGTTCAGGCTCATTGCCTGATTGGCCCAGCGAACGCCGAGGTCCAACATGTCAGGCGTTACCAGCAACGGCTGATTGAACAGCAGGCTGGAGGCTCGCAGGTAGTTTTTCATTGCGCCAGAATCCTCTCTATTTCAGCGTGCTGCAGCTCGAGCTGCGCTCGCACGCTGGGGTTGGTCAAGTCAGGGGCGCCCTTGCCTGCGTCCACCATGTTCAATGGTTGCAGGTAGATGTCACCGCCTGGTACCGGAGGCATGTTCTCCAGCCGGCGGATGTCGTTGACGCTGAGCCAGCCCCACTGGCGGCCGATGGCGTAGGCCTCATAACGACTCTTCTGATCACCGCGCAACAGGCCGGACAAGTTGAACTCGATGAAGTACTCGCGCCGGTCAGCGGGCAACAGGAAGTCGCGCATCATCGACTGTTCGTGACGCTTTACCCAAGGCAACAGGGCGAACACCACGAACTGAATCATCAGCTGCTCAAGGGTGTTGTAGTTGGACTTCTCCAGGTCGTTGACCATGGGTAGCGGGATTTTGTAAATCCGGGCGATATCGGTGCCGGTGGTTTTCAGAATGCCCAACACCTCAGCATCCACGTTGTTCATGGAAACGGGCTTGAAGGTCATGCCCTCCTGCAACAGCGCAACCTTCTTGGCGTTGTCCATGCCGCCAAACTTCTGACCCCACTGATCGACGATCTTGTCGATGCTGCCTTGATCCTTGATCGCCGGGGCTTCACGTGGGCGCTCAATCACACCTGATACCGTCACACCGTTGGCGAAGCTTTTGCCCGTGTATTGCCGCACAGCCTGAGCCAAACCCAACGATTCGGCATGCACCTCAATCGGCGACAGCCCCACGTAATGGTTGGTGCTGAACCACCGCACGTGGTGAATCATGCGCATAGGCAGTGCTTCGCCGCCGCTGATCCGGTAATACGGCAGCATGTCGCCGCCCTTCAGTACCTGCACCTTGTCGTTGCACAACGGCCAGAGCGCCGCGACGTTTCCGTCATCCCGACGATCAATGAAGCTGTAAGCGTTACCCCGCAAGCCGGCAGCACCTTGCGTGCATTCCCTGTATTCATACGGCGTCTGAAATCCGTTCGGCTGGTACCGAAGGACGTCATACGCCGGATGGTTGATGGCCGCTTCACGCTGGCCTTTGTCCAGCCGCCGGTACATCTCACAGGGCAATTGCCCCATGGTCTCGGCCAGCAACGTGACGCAGTTTTGTAGAATCGGCAGGCCCAGCGCCGACTCGGGCGTCACCCTCACGCCCGAGCTGTTACGACCACCACCAAGAATGCCACGCCAAAAACCACCGCCCATTTCTGTCAGATTTCCGCGCCCCTCGCCGAGCACGCTTGAAAAGAACATGCTCAACCTCCTTGGGGTTTGGATTTGGATTTCAGTGCGGCGGATGCGCGATCGGCAAGGAATGACCAGGCCATCAAGCCCAGGCCTGCGACGATGCAGGCAGCTGGCGTGCTGATCATTGCCACGCCGCACACCAGCAGGCCGAAGCCCAGCAGACCGGCCAGCCATGAAAGGATGACCAATTTCATATACCTGCCCCTTCGTCATAGATGGATTTGCCACTCGGCCCAGCAGCCTTGCTGCTGATTCCGACGGCCATGATGGATGCGACGATGCCGTCGATACGCCC belongs to Pseudomonas sp. B21-015 and includes:
- a CDS encoding S49 family peptidase; its protein translation is MKNYLRASSLLFNQPLLVTPDMLDLGVRWANQAMSLNIVNIGGQGVAGLWSDDGMDRIAQREEERRTAIARTGIEVIPVSGVLVSRGSHVSMCETMTSYETLRAQIRNAVADPMVERIVLDIDSPGGSAVGAFELAADIRAMAQQKPITGIVNFMAYSGGYLIGAACSELVVSQTSGVGSIGVIASHMDRSKMEEGMGVKVTTVFAGAHKNDLSPHEPLSDQSLKYLNDVVQESYQLFVSAIADYRGLSVQQVIATEAGLYRGQAGIAAGLADRMQSPQQAVDDLSNSVALSRANRQQGRLSVRAAALNFQTQI
- a CDS encoding PGPGW domain-containing protein, translated to MKLVILSWLAGLLGFGLLVCGVAMISTPAACIVAGLGLMAWSFLADRASAALKSKSKPQGG
- a CDS encoding phage portal protein; the protein is MFFSSVLGEGRGNLTEMGGGFWRGILGGGRNSSGVRVTPESALGLPILQNCVTLLAETMGQLPCEMYRRLDKGQREAAINHPAYDVLRYQPNGFQTPYEYRECTQGAAGLRGNAYSFIDRRDDGNVAALWPLCNDKVQVLKGGDMLPYYRISGGEALPMRMIHHVRWFSTNHYVGLSPIEVHAESLGLAQAVRQYTGKSFANGVTVSGVIERPREAPAIKDQGSIDKIVDQWGQKFGGMDNAKKVALLQEGMTFKPVSMNNVDAEVLGILKTTGTDIARIYKIPLPMVNDLEKSNYNTLEQLMIQFVVFALLPWVKRHEQSMMRDFLLPADRREYFIEFNLSGLLRGDQKSRYEAYAIGRQWGWLSVNDIRRLENMPPVPGGDIYLQPLNMVDAGKGAPDLTNPSVRAQLELQHAEIERILAQ